The genomic region CAACGCCACGGCGGAAAGTATGTATGCAGCAGCATCACACATGCGGTGCTCCTATTTTATACTACAGCTAGCGTTCCCTACTGATAACTAGTACCTGTTGTGCATGTTAATTGATTGCAGCTGCAGGTTCTTATGGTGGCGGACGGTGTTTCAGCAGATCGCTTTTCTTGGTGGGCGAGTTTGGGGTCAACGACTACACCTTCCTATGGACGGCGAACAAGACGGAGTCCGAGGTGATGGCGTTCGTGCCAAGAGTTGTGAGAACCATCGCCTCGGCCGTCGAGGTACGTACGTAACATATCGCCGCCGCAGTGATGTACAGTCAGTATATGGAGCGAGCGAGAGCTTTGATTTGCGTGGCATGCGTGCGTGCATGGCATATATCATCAGAGGCTCATCGTCCGCGACGGCGCGGCGCACGTCGTGGTGACGGGGAACCCGCCGATCGGGTGCTCGCCCACGCTCCTCACCCTGCTCCGCCGGACGAGCCGCCCCACCAGCGCggcggacgacgacgactacgaccacATCGGCTGCCTGCGCGGCGTCAACGACGTGGCCAGGCACCACAACGCGCTGCTCGGCGCGGCCGTGGTCGGCCTCAGGGCCAGGCATCCCCGGGCCACCATCGTCTTCGCCGACTTCTACACCCCGATCCGTAGAATCCTGGAAAACCCCAACCAGTTCGGTAAAGAGAAGACGACTGACTACTCGAAATAGTCTCACAACTTCAATTTGGTGTGAAATAATTCATGCTGCGATCGACGTGCGTGCGTGCAGGggtggtggtcagtgacgtcctgAAGGCGTGCTGCGGCACCGGCGGCGCCTACAACTGGAACGGCAGCGCCGTGTGCGGGATGCCGGGGGTGCCCGCGTGCGCCAACCCGTCGGCGTACGTGAGCTGGGACGGCGTACACTTCACGGAGGCCGTCAACCGCTACGTTGCCGAGGGGTGGCTCTACGGGCCCTACGCTCATCCGCCGATACTCAAAGCCATGCGACGGCCCTAGCCGCCCTACAAGCAGCAGCTCAGCTGCTGACAACAAATTAAAAAGAGATCAATATAACTGGCTGATTAAGGGTCTGTTTGTCTGTATAAGCTATGTAACAGCTGTTGCGCTGAGAAAACTCAAAGCTATTTGGTTGAAACAACTTTCAACAATCAATTTTGTAACAATATGATGCCTGCTTGGTTTCTCAAATAAACCGATTCGACAACATAACATCACCAACAAGGGGACGGTACGCCAATGTCGCATAGACCCCTATACCCACAACCTAGGCTCAAGCATCGTGTCTATACAGTCAGTCCCCGATGCCCGGTCGTCGGTCTAGTGGGTGCATGGCACCCTACACAAGCGTTGGCATCAACTAAAAAGGCATGTGTTGTGTCATCATCTTCCATGAGAAATTGAGAATGGAGCCTCATAGTTATTACCAAACATCAAAGTGAAGGGTGGAGAGGTGCTGAAGAGGCTAGCATCAATTGTGGACAGATAATATAGATGTTGGGTGACAAGGAACGTTGAAGGGTTGATAGGGAAGAGCCGTGTGATGGTTTAGAAATGAAGAGGTGTGATGATTTAGGAATGGCTAAGTTGTGTCGTCGATCTTCGAAGTCGGACGCAGGGAGGCGGTAGCAACTCTAGTTTTCGTTAGGATGTGCTTTGAGGTGGAAGTCGAGCAACGAGTCAGGTGGGGGGCTccaaatagaaaataaaatgatTCAATTCTACAAACAATGATAATTGGTTAATTTGGAAATTTTCGATGTCATAAATCTAAAAAATCTAGAATAGATGGAGATTCTAAATTGAACTAGGAAAATTTATAAATTCTCAGAAATCTATTCAACTCCTATACTTCTTTGGTTGGGACTTCAGATTTTTGATACTGAATCTAGCTCATATAGTTGAATCAAATAGACACTAATTCTACCACCTATACTCTATAAAATAAGTATGTAAAAGGATTACGATGTCTAAAATAGAAGTAGATtagacttctctaaattttcttagacCGTGTCGACCAGCTCACCTATATGGTCATATAAAACATTGTTTTGCACTGTTTTATATTGTAAACTGTACTGTTCGTAGAGTAGCGTTTGAATATAGGTATAGGGATGGATAAGCTACTAGTGATAGCCTTACAATAATTAAATTCTAACTATAAATCTAACTTTACCCGAGTGTCTAATATGTCTACAAGAGGTTTTGTACCATAATTCCGAACCTATGCTATCGCGATAATTCTAAGAATAAATTTTCAAAATGAATTGCACAAATATAGTTGCAGAAAATAAATCAAGGCTCTTCGAGTTTTTCCCGATATCTCAAAGGATCGGTACTCTCCAGTAGTAGCTGTAGTTGAAGCATCTGTAAGGATGTTACTCCCGTCGGTCCGCACAAGAACCATATAAATTGGTTCTTCGTCACTCCAACATGGTGAACTACTCAGGATCATTGACACGTCCCAAATCTTGTCACTCTGAATCTCTCTGGAAGATCATCACGCTTCGATCACCTTCAAATTgtctaggtgatgtcgatcaccaCTACGAGACAGGCTGCCTTATCTTGCTATTTCTTACAATGttattttgttttttttttcctgCAATTCACATGCTGCGCGAATGAATTTGATGTTGACTAAAGAGTTTCTCTCAAATTTGTCTCAGTAGTTAAAAGCGCGGGGTGCTTGAATTTGCTCCAAGTAATGCTGGACCGGTGACATGGCTTATCTTCATGCGAATAACTTGATACAGCATAGAAACACAGATTGACCAATACAAAATAGTCAAGATTACATGATTATTGTAATATGGCCTTATATATTTTAGGTTTGTACGAAAGTTAAAATAATTATGAAGTCCATCTGAATGGAACCAATACTATGTTCGTAACTTGAATTATTTTCATACTTCAGTTTTTTTCCTAAGGGCGCCTACTGAATCGTACTCCCCAGTCCCGAAATATAATTCTTTCTAACCTTTTTTTCGTCCTCGTTCAAATGAATAATAATAAATGTAGACATACATATAAACTATGTTTGTAGGTTAATTAATAAATATATGTTTAatctaaaacgaattatattttgtaACAGAGGGAGTATGAGCTAGTCTGCCATCGAAGCATGACCAGTTCATCGAGAGGTCTTCAGTATAGATCGTCAACAGCCAATGAATGAATCAGTCTACAATAGATACCAATGCTGTGTTGCTATGCATTCACAGACAGAACTCTATTTTTGCAGCCTGCTTTCGTTGTTGTTCTGCATGCAGAGAATAGTAAGCGTTTGGCTGAACTGCAGTCGCTGAAATGGTTTTGTCTGGGTATTGTTGCTTCGAAGAGAGTGTTGTCTATTGTAGGTACAAATGGTTGTGTTGTAATTTCATAGGACCCAATTGATCTATGGGAGTATGAGACGTGTTGTTTGTGCTATAATTTACTACTGCACAATGCTTGTTCTAATAGTAGATCTTTTATCATGATCAATATTCATTTGAACCACCTAAGGTTTTATTCGATTGTGTTTGGGATTTACTTGTTCGGTTAGGCCGATCCGTCGATCCAACCTCTCCAACCTCTTCTGGATCGAcctaaccgaacaagtcctaagggGATTCAATCTTCTTCAATTCAATTTTGACTAAGAATAAATTTAATCATTTCCAATCCCCTTTTGATCTAGAACGCAACCAAATAAACCCTAACTGAGTCGGCATATGTGTTATCAATCCTCTTTTAGTTACCTACTTGCACATGCTTCTAAACTCTTTGGCGG from Zea mays cultivar B73 chromosome 6, Zm-B73-REFERENCE-NAM-5.0, whole genome shotgun sequence harbors:
- the LOC103630572 gene encoding GDSL esterase/lipase At5g45910 isoform X1 codes for the protein MALTPVLLLLLAYCLSGVSSSAGPPPRSFTSLFALGDSYIDAGNFVTMATPVAPVWVDKPPYGMTFFERPTGRFSDGRVIVDFVAAALGVPFLPASLANSSDDDVARRGGVNFAVGGATAVDVAFFERRRLVPFKLLNNSLDVQLGWFEELEPSLCNATAETAGSYGGGRCFSRSLFLVGEFGVNDYTFLWTANKTESEVMAFVPRVVRTIASAVERLIVRDGAAHVVVTGNPPIGCSPTLLTLLRRTSRPTSAADDDDYDHIGCLRGVNDVARHHNALLGAAVVGLRARHPRATIVFADFYTPIRRILENPNQFGVVVSDVLKACCGTGGAYNWNGSAVCGMPGVPACANPSAYVSWDGVHFTEAVNRYVAEGWLYGPYAHPPILKAMRRP
- the LOC103630572 gene encoding GDSL esterase/lipase At5g45910 isoform X2, giving the protein MALTPVLLLLLAYCLSGVSSSAGPPPRSFTSLFALGDSYIDAGNFVTMATPVAPVWVDKPPYGMTFFERPTGRFSDGRVIVDFVAAALGVPFLPASLANSSDDDVARRGGVNFAVGGATAVDVAFFERRRLVPFKLLNNSLDVQLGWFEELEPSLCNATAETAGSYGGGRCFSRSLFLVGEFGVNDYTFLWTANKTESEVMAFVPRVVRTIASAVERLIVRDGAAHVVVTGNPPIGCSPTLLTLLRRTSRPTSAADDDDYDHIGCLRGVNDVARHHNALLGAAVVGLRARHPRATIVFADFYTPIRRILENPNQGGGQ